One region of Juglans microcarpa x Juglans regia isolate MS1-56 chromosome 7S, Jm3101_v1.0, whole genome shotgun sequence genomic DNA includes:
- the LOC121240781 gene encoding disease resistance protein RPV1-like — MVTPTNPSSLERSSIDQWAYDIFLSFRGEDTRKSLVDHLYSALVRAGIKTFRDDDALRRGENISTELLNAIRGSRISIVVLSQGYASSKWCLEELAEIVHCKNTKSLTLFPVFYHVSPSDVRNQTGTFAESFARHEERFREDMMRVKRWRAALTEAANCSGWDLESVSNGYEGKFIDMISKKIMHQLHPNHLNAAKHPIGIDFRVVEMKALLHLENNDVRIVSIHGMSGIGKTVLANAVYNQVSDGFEGSSFLKDIKETSNPFNGLVKLQKNLLSDITKNKDWPFENVDAGIYWIKKLLARKKVLLVLDDIDHVDQLEALAGNTSWFGAGSRIIATTKDKDLLMQLGNYEKYKVEELTCTDSLELFSWHAFKMPHPMEDYHELSISVVKYTGGHPLALKVLGSFLMGRSIIEWKSTVEKLQKMPDHNIQKVLQVSIDSLDEETMDIFLDIACFFIGMDIEYVAKILHGCGFSPDIRINNLVQRSVVIIDLHGKLRMHDLIRDIGREIVCQSSPIDPGRRSRLWFYEDVLNVLHSEYMGSEVVEGLVLNPPSLADIHLKTDAFAKMKNLRLLQINNVHLTGSFELLSKELRWLCWHNCPLKILPQNFHLENLVVLDLQHSNFKEVWKENRVTNFSVPYIPLLMLVIGSTKPFC; from the exons ATGGTTACTCCAACCAATCCATCATCTTTGGAACGCAGTTCTATTGATCAGTGGGCTTATGACATCTTCCTGAGTTTCAGAGGTGAAGACACTCGCAAGAGTCTCGTCGATCACCTCTACTCCGCTTTGGTGAGAGCCGGAATTAAAACCTTCCGAGATGACGACGCGCTTCGAAGAGGGGAAAACATCTCTACCGAACTACTCAATGCGATCCGTGGATCAAGGATTTCCATTGTTGTCCTTTCCCAAGGCTATGCTTCTTCTAAGTGGTGTCTTGAAGAGCTTGCAGAAATTGTGCATTGCAAGAATACGAAGAGCCTTACTCTTTTTCCTGTATTTTATCATGTGAGCCCTTCAGATGTTCGAAACCAGACTGGAACTTTTGCCGAATCATTTGCGCGGCATGAAGAGCGGTTTCGGGAGGACATGATGAGGGTAAAAAGGTGGAGAGCAGCTCTAACTGAAGCTGCAAACTGTTCCGGCTGGGATCTCGAGAGTGTTTCCAACGG GTATGAAGGAAAGTTCATCGATATGATcagtaaaaaaattatgcatcAATTACACCCTAATCACTTGAATGCGGCCAAACACCCGATAGGAATAGATTTTCGTGTTGTGGAGATGAAAGCCTTATTACATCTGGAAAATAATGATGTTCGCATTGTTAGCATCCATGGGATGAGTGGAATAGGTAAAACAGTCTTAGCAAATGCTGTTTATAACCAAGTAAgtgatggatttgaaggaagTAGTTTTCTCAAAGACATTAAAGAAACTTCAAATCCGTTTAATGGTTTAGTcaagttacaaaaaaatcttcttaGTGATATCACGAAAAACAAAGATTGGccatttgaaaatgttgatgcAGGAATCTATTGGATTAAGAAACTCCTTGCTAGGAAAAAagttcttcttgttcttgatgaCATTGATCACGTGGATCAACTAGAGGCATTAGCCGGAAACACTAGCTGGTTTGGTGCTGGGAGTAGAATCATTGCAACGACTAAAGATAAAGATTTGCTAATGCAATTAGGAaactatgaaaaatataaagtgGAAGAATTGACTTGCACAGACTCTCTTGAACTTTTTAGCTGGCATGCCTTCAAAATGCCCCATCCAATGGAAGATTATCATGAGCTGTCCATTAGTGTAGTGAAGTATACTGGAGGGCATCCATTAGCTCTTAAAGTTTTGGGTTCTTTTCTCATGGGAAGAAGCATTATTGAATGGAAAAGCACAGtggaaaaattacaaaaaatgccTGACCATAATATTCAGAAAGTACTTCAAGTAAGCATTGATTCATTAGATGAGGAAACAATGGACATATTCCTTGATATTGCATGCTTCTTTATAGGGATGGATATAGAATATGTTGCCAAAATTCTCCATGGTTGTGGTTTTTCTCCGGATATTCGTATTAATAATCTTGTTCAGAGGTCTGTTGTAATAATAGATCTCCATGGTAAGCTGAGGATGCATGATTTGATTCGAGATATAGGAAGGGAGATTGTTTGCCAAAGTTCACCTATAGATCCAGGAAGACGTAGTAGGTTGTGGTTTTACGAGGACGTGTTAAATGTACTACACAGTGAATATATG GGATCTGAAGTAGTGGAGGGTCTCGTGCTAAATCCACCCTCACTTGCAGACATACATCTGAAAACCGATGCATTTGCAAAGATGAAGAATTTGAGGTTGCTCCAGATCAATAATGTGCATCTCACAGGAAGCTTTGAGCTTCTTTCCAAAGAGCTAAGATGGCTATGTTGGCATAACTGCCCATTGAAAATTCTACCGCAAAACTTTCATCTAGAGAACCTTGTTGTGCTTGACTTGCAGCATAGTAATTTTAAAGAAGTCTGGAAGGAGAACAGGGTAACGAATTTTTCTGTACCTTATATTCCTCTTTTGATGTTAGTAATCGGAAGCACTAAACCTTTTTGTTAA
- the LOC121240697 gene encoding disease resistance protein RPV1-like: MNLCKSPCFSQVPHLEILVLEGCINLIELHDSVRYLEGLVLLNLKGCKNLRNLPKGISKLESLKTLNLSGCLQLEKLPENLGNMIALKELFIGGTAIKQLPSSLIFLMNWKGLSLSECEEKFSGSWLSRFSSQLSPRSLNRRTLLRASVSGFGTLGKLALRDCNLSEDKIPLDLGGFSSLQGLDLSENNFRILPDSISGLSKLQSLHLQQNKSLYSISGLPAKIETLSASGCSSLETLSFSSSSELAVLYLRECYNLVDIQGLNLESNIKVDLVGCDNLSSDFSESVLQVLSLSLSLTLYRSLYLSLSLSTIL; encoded by the coding sequence ATGAATCTCTGCAAATCACCATGCTTCTCACAAGTCCCACATCTAGAGATACTAGTTCTGGAAGGATGCATAAACTTGATTGAGCTTCATGACTCTGTAAGATATCTTGAAGGgcttgttttgttgaatttgaaaGGATGCAAGAACCTTAGGAATCTCCCAAAAGGCATTTCTAAATTAGAATCTCTTAAAACTCTTAACTTGTCTGGCTGCTTACAGCTTGAAAAGTTACCAGAGAATTTGGGGAATATGATTGCTTTAAAAGAGCTGTTTATAGGAGGAACTGCCATTAAGCAACTCCCATCGTCCTTGATTTTTTTGATGAATTGGAAAGGCTTATCCTTATCTGAATGCGAAGAAAAGTTCTCAGGATCTTGGCTATCACGTTTCTCATCACAGTTATCACCAAGAAGTTTGAATCGTAGAACTTTGCTACGAGCTTCTGTTTCTGGATTTGGCACTTTGGGAAAACTAGCTCTTAGGGACTGTAATTTGTCGGAAGATAAGATTCCCCTTGATCTTGGGGGATTCTCTTCCCTCCAAGGCTTGGATTTATCAGAAAACAATTTTCGTATCCTACCAGATAGCATCAGTGGCCTTTCTAAATTACAATCTCTGCACTTACAACAGAACAAGTCTCTTTACTCGATTTCGGGACTCCCTGCAAAAATAGAGACATTATCTGCATCGGGCTGCTCATCATTGGAAACACTCTCATTTTCCTCGAGTTCTGAGTTAGCTGTACTTTACCTTCGTGAATGCTACAACCTGGTTGATATTCAAGGCTTAAACTTGGAATCTAACATAAAAGTTGATTTGGTTGGGTGCGACAATCTGTCGTCTGATTTTAGTGAGAGTGTTCttcaggttctctctctctctctctctctcactctctatcgttctctctatctctctctctctctctcaacaattCTCTga